The nucleotide window ACCATATTGAGCAACAAGGAGATGTTGCGCAGAGCTCCAAAACAGCCAAAGAAAGTGATGGTGAACATGAGAGAACCCACAATGATCAACAGCAGTGCTGGGTCTGCCATCAGCGCGTCCACTACATCTGTCAAGCATTAGTAAAGAGAATGTGAAGTAacacaaaatgtaaatatacacggtatttttgtttttgttttgttttacagttATTTGACTCTATAACTCTATATAtaacttttaaaactttttagtCACCTTTTTTGCCTTCATTAAAAAAGTTGTACATTACCCTACCTTATCTACTTAATTTGTTTGTGCAGTACATTACAAATTACAttacttttaattaatattcCACTATGGTCATGAAAACTATAATAGTTATGCAACAGTTAAAAATATGATCTAAAtttgttttgtcattttattaagGCTATAAATGCTGGTAAGCACcatataatgtaatatttattaacaatttataattatttacaagCTTCCTTTATAACAAGAAATGAATGAATGTGATGAATGCTGTTTAAATACCCGACTCTTTGGCAACTTTTGCATAGATTCCAACAGCAATTAGGAGAGCACTGAATACCTTTAACACAAAAACAGTTAGTTTAAAACATCTGCAATACAAACACAATTTCATATGAAAGCCAACACCAGAATTTGGACAAATTTGGATTCTTTCAACAACATAGGCTACAGTAAGCACACCGttaaatcaaatataatttaatatgcaTGTTTCACACGTagatacaataaaataattaataataataataataataataataataataataataataataataataataataataataaaaacaatactCATCTTTTCGGCATATAAACAACACTATATTTAGCATGTTTGTTTTATAAATCAGCAGAAATACGTTTATTTCAAGGCATGCTCTTACCCAAAAAATGTAGCAACACACAAATAATGTGTACTTCACGGCTCTGAAAGATTTCCTTCTTTTGGTGTTCATGTTATCTCTGTGTATGAAAAGCAAAGGCAGCTTTTATTCTTCTGAGGTAACGTGACATTAATGCTTCGGGTTATATCCCCCCGGTTTCGCCATAACGACGTGTAAGTGCTTGTCTGCTCAAGTTATTCACATACCTGTCCGTCTATCCTTTTCCAGTTTCAGATTTCTATGTTGCACAATTAATCGACACAAAAGGTGAGCAGGGACCCCTGGTGGTTACAACTACATAGCTCTCAGGCTCTTCAGACTTAGATTATATAATTTGCAGCAACATAATCAGTTGTAAACACCTTCACTCAACCAAACTAAAGTAAACAACATAATATTTTGATAGCATATTGATTTTTCTTTCACATAGgctatatcatatcatatattctatatatatatatatatatatatatatatatatatatatatatatatatatatatatatatatatatatatatatatatctatatatatatatatatatatatatatatatatatatatatatatatatatatatatatatatatatatatatatatatatatatatatatattcatttgagCTCAATTTTAAAAGTTACGTGATATATTTTCCCTATTTTATGCTCACTGCAGAGCAAATGGAGGAATTATCCAGCGGAAGAGATTGCAATTTGGGTTTAATAGGTTAAGCTAGACTATCCAATCACACCCTAACCCTTCCCACAACTCTCTCCCTCCACCCCATGAGACGTCcagagaggaggagctggaCGTCATTTGACTCGTCAGTGTGTATGGCAAGCCATTTTAACTTTTATTCATTCCCTCAAATATTGTTttttgatatcaagaattacaTTTTCACTAGTTAAAATACTAATTCTAGACATCAGGAGTTACTTTTCTACTAGTAACAAtggcaatttttttaaatataaggaATTACAATTCCACTAGTAAAAATGTGAATTCTTGATTTCAACAAATACTTCGTCActcacaaaaatacaaattattgcTATAAAGAATTGAATTTCAACCAGTAAAAACTATAATTCTTAATATCTGTAATTGTATTTTAACTAGTGAAATGTCACCATATATGGAATGTCACCATTTAATTATTGAATATCAACAATAGAATTTGAATGGCAGCCTATAGGCTGCCATTCAAATTCTATTGTTGATAttcaataattaatttattactaGTTGAAAGTCAAATTTTACATATCAGGAATATAATTGTCACtagtaaaaatctatttttttgaAATATCAATAACTATGTGGTTACTAGTGCAAATGTAGGCTatattcttgatatcaacaattaaaTTGCTACTAgtaaattattttcatttttggttaatAATTTAATTGTTACTAGTGACTGTTAATTTTTCTGATATCATGAATGTGTTTGTTGCTAGTAAGAAAGACATTTTAgatatttgaaattattcacTTATCACAGATACATTTTCAGATATAAGAAATATATAAGATTATAGCTTTACtagttaaaatgtaatttatatcacacatttgttttgcaaGTGATGACATCATTGTTAATATCAAGAATTAACATTTGAGAAAATGGATTTGTTGATATCAATAATTCATATCCTGTAAAAGATTAAAAGTaaaaacggcttgccatagtACCTCTGATTTTCTCCGTGTTGTAATGAATGATGTATCACAAGTAATTGGTCTCCTTGCTGTCAGTCAGGACTCAGGAGCCTGATCCTCCCCACAGACTCGCCACTTGGCACTTGTCTGATAGTCTGACAGTAAGCGGATTGTCTGTTCAGTCAGCTAAACTATCTAGAGAGGGCCAAACACAGTTCATGTTCTCAATCATACACCCGTATTTAGTGGCATAccgttacactttatttttaagtaaaGATGTTTGCCATATTTACCAAGATAAAGGACCGCATTGAGGCATTTTTGAACGAGAAGAATTTTGTCACTGACTGTCTAAATAAAATCGAAGAAAAAACGGGCATCAAGAAACGTTACTTAGCTCTCGGTAAGTCCTAAATTgtatgttttcatgttttatagaaAGTGTTTTGTGCAAATATAGAGTGGCCTACTAATAATAGCCTAATAGTAATAATAGTGATAACAGGTGGACACTGGTgagtctttttatttttatatttatataagcgTCTTTTTATATTAGCGTATACAATGACCATTGCTAAATAGAAACTAAAGGCTAAAACAATTCATTTGGCTAAAATTACTTCAATAATAAACagcatattttataatatatagctGTCGGATATTGCGCTTTTACATTTTATCACACACaatagctgcgtttccattacagatttgcgaaaaacttttgcgatatttcttaaatgtcgataaaaaactgttgcgaaatgacagcgtttccatagctgcagttatgcgactaaaacatattactttcctctcgcgataggtcagtccaaaatgatggcacttggtaggtttgtatatcccatccatcacactagccattattattattggaaggagacatacgtgttatccaagcattaatggcaaggaaagccccttaggttacttaagcggcacggatatgaggtgtgtgtgtgtgtgtgtgtgtgtgtgtgtgtgtgtgtgtgtgtgtgtgtgtgtgtgtgtgtgtgtgtgtgtgtgtgtcagatctgcttcaaggtcttcatgataatgtggcatttctgtgtttagcatccagtattactgtaatcctattgtcttttatgagtttaataaaaagctccgtctcgtcttctctccaaaccgaaccatcatctgtaaataatgatcgacttttacgcgcgccaggttgacgcgagtagagcgaaatgtttgaatttgcatggtaactcaaatgtttgttgggtttttttgtttttgtttttaccactttcgttattttggctagatattTCATTTGATGGGCATGTGaattgaatttagaaatgctttggaaaataaaaaaatggcatttaataaacgaaatatttttttttaaatgaagaccgcgtttggagtgagtgcatgcaaaataattaattccctgagtccacaaataaaaatagacagtttatagtttataattatgtcttgaacttatctgtatagctaaaaatgacaagagtattgtgaattgtttcatctctcttaaaggaagaaggaaaaaatgagaacgtcggcgcttttatcggccgtgggttaaaaaaaacatagcctaactacgaaactaaataggctacgtttaggactaaacattagcctgttatattattattattttaatttatatgttcattatgaaaagtgagcagcatgagtaagaatcgcaatatgtttgtgacctggggagtcacatgattttgatcacttcgagttttattttctagaaagtctttcttaatttttttttttcgttttgtataaattgtatttttatttttatcgatgtttcatcaattaattgcctgtttattaaataagaagcaaactaagatcgtctggaatggattgacgtgcgtaactggcctgtttcctcggcctttgagtaaggctgaaactataggctatctctttctgttttaatacatttcttgaatatatgtcttaattacagtatatatagcctgtagtccttattaggagaaaatatatgtccttttaactacattatcttTACGGTGTGGaattgagtggaaaatataatatattggccctatgttgcagcaatgcgtcaccgcaacaggtgacctgtaaatgcgaaaaaaccgtttccattgcagttttgcgaaaatgtcctttttcgaattgcctgaaaaaccacctcatgagagcgtaaaaacttttttgcgatatatgggagtttttgcgaaattgccgcgtttccattaggcgtgttttcaattcgcaatttcaatatgcgcaatttgaagggtaatggaaacgcgccTACTGTGATAAGGCCAATAGCCCACACGCAATTGATAACATGAGCTGTTTCCTTTTGTTTTCattgaaagaaaaaagaaagaaagaaagaaataataattattattattttttttttaattctaaatGATAACATCCTCAAATTGAGATGTGTCTGTCATTACTAGCTATGCCTACTTGTCTGTATGGCTAACTTCTGTGAACAATTTTCTCTCAGCCTACACTTTCCCGAAACGTACAGTAGGGTGACTGGGATTTCACCTTCATCCAGCATCAAAATAGATTATTTATAACTGTGATGTATAATTGTTCTGTTCCAAAAGCTGTCTACATTGAAAGCTAGGTAGTTAAAGATTACATTTGAAGCCTATTTCAAAGACAGTTGCCCATGATTAGCTACTAAGTTACAGCAAATGTAGCTTACTTACTTGTCATTCTGCAGTTTACCATTAAAGAAGGTCTTAGAAGGTCATTATGATTGTTCTCCCAACAGGTGCTGCAGGTGTGACTGGAGCATATTTGTTATTTGGATATGGTGCTTCTTTGCTCTGTAATCTGATTGGTTTTGTTTATCCTGCATATTTCTCGTGAGTTAGCCTATGTGCTTTAAAGttttttcacaaataattaGTTATTACCTAAACTGAATGTTTTATGTCTTTGAGTTTGGTTGCAGTAGCCTACTTGTCTTAACTGGCTTATCTTTCAGATTCTTTTTCTATTTACATTCTTAAGTATCAAAGCCATAGAAAGTCCTGATAAGGAGGATGACACTCAATGGCTGACGTACTGGGTGATCTATGGCTTCTTCAGTGTGGGTGAATTCTTCTCTGACATCTTTCTCCACTGGTTTCCCTTCTACTATGTATGCAAGGTAGGTAGAACAATGCCAGATGCTTTCTCTGAGTAATATCCGATTTAAGAGGATCAATTATTATCAGCTTCTTCCTGCTAATTGGCACAAAGACTTCTAACTTCCTTTTTCATGCCCCGTCTAAGAGGTAAAATTGTTGTTAAATAGTTTtaacattgtatatatatatatatatatatatatatatatatatatatatatatatatatatatatatatatatatatatatatatatatatatatatatatatatatatatatatataaatatatatataaaacaacttTTTGTGGAATTATCTGTTACAGTCAGTGTTAAAGGtaggatttttttctttctttttgttatACTGGTTGAAACTCCTTTCATATCCTTATAGCAATCAATAATAGAAGTggtctaaatattaaaatgtacatatatgtTATGTAGAAGTCTCACAAGCAACATTTTTGTCTAATTATTGTATTCAGTCTGAATCTGAAAGATACAACATCCTACCTGCCTGCTAACATGTGTATTTTAATACCTCAGCGGTGGGGCACCCTGCTTGCAGACATCAAACGTCATCAGCGTGTTCCATGAGGCTAAGCAGAAATATAGACAGACAGTCACAGAGCGCCATAAACATAAACATACGCAGCAGCCGCCTTTTACAGTTCCacctaaaaaacaaaacaaaacaaaaaaacaagcttATGCTGTAGTCACCCCATGTCATAACTTTACAAGTATTTGGTTACTTATTCGATTCAGTGGTGGCATCACTGAGCGCTTCACAGAAGTGCAGAAAAAATTGCAACCGATGCACCTCTTCTGAAAGGATTGAGTTCTTCTACTGCTTCGAGTCACCTAAGTCATCGTCGACTCAGCAGCATGCCAAGACGTAAACCCAGAAAAAGGCAAAACCAGGTGCCAGGTTCTCCGCTCCAAGCTTAGTGCTGGTCACTGAGCCACCCAAGCAGCCCTGATGTCTTGAACACAAGGAGAAGGAGGCTAATTCCCCCGAGACCAGAATCACTCAGCTGCATGCATATACTGGCTTATATTGTCTACTTCTCCCATTACCCTGTGCAACTGTGCAAGGTGAAAAGTTGCTTTACAGATGTATAGGAAAAGTCTTCTTTTCAGCTATTATACCTGTGCTCCATCCTCCATATCGAGACGGCTGGGAAAAATTGTGCACCTGTGCAGCTTTATTTGCATTGGCTGTACAGCCTGTAAATTatctgtataattttttttggggggggacaGCGCTGCACTTTTCTTCTGCTTTGTTGGGggattaattatatattttatgtgtgcagcagcagcatgtcttacATGCTTACAGCAATGTCTGTGAATTGCtgcgtttccaccaaaattacccagaacaatttgtcccaggaactttttttcccccagacctgttgctgtctgctTTTCCATTGTGGTCTAAAGTACCGTAAATATTAGGCAATTTAGTCTGTGACATAGGACTGCGCACAACTTGAAATAAATGCTGCGTGTACTCAACCAATCAGTATGTGCAGCGCACAAGTCCCACCCccaaaagttcctgaactttgaaaaatgaCTACCTTGCGAGCAGGGACTTTCtcagggggaaatatttacctggAACTTTATTTAGACTCTCTGCGGTCTTAACACACCCCAAAGTACctagttcctgtggtggaaatgtGGATAATGTATTGGCAGTAGCAAATCTCAGTACTTGCTCTGCAGCAGCATAGCAGATCTTTCCGCCACGACCAATACATTAACATTGCCATATCCATTACCATTGCCATGCCAATCTCTCAAAGAGTTGTGGTGACAGAATTATTATTAGTTTTTCTATGTAGGTAATTGTAAAGTTCGACAAACTACTTTATTATCTCATTGCcgctttagatttttttaagttaatggAGACAACTCTGCAGTTAACTCTGTTAGTGATGATTTCTTACAGTGGTCACCCATTACTTACTCTCCCTTGCCCTTTTTCATGTCTTTGCTGGTGTTTAGTGCCTGTTCCTGTTATGGTGTATGGCTCCGGTCTCCTGGAATGGTTCTCAGATTCTGTACAGGCATGTGGTACGGCCATATTTCCTGAAGCATGAAGCCACAGTAGACGGGATGGTCAACAATATAAGTGGGAAGGCCATGACAGCAGCTGAGAGTGTCACAAGAGAGGGTATGCAACATAAAAATGTCAGGTTTTTGAGGTGTTTCAAATCAGCATTAATTTCCAGagttttaaaaagagaaaatcaTCTAAAGCTTGACGCAAACCTCAGTTTTTAAGTGTATGGTAGGGTATGGGCACAGTCTGTGAGGTAAATATCATCATAGTATCATAGTATGCATGTACTGTACTTGTGCAGCCAGATTTTTTTAATGGAGTGTCTATTCACACTAATTGAATATAGcatgccttgttggcaagtgctatttGAACTAGCTCCGCCTAACAATGCATGGCTGTGtcaaacaagatttttttttaaactcccaTTGCTCAATGTCCTCAGTGGCGCAGTCAGTAAAGCGTATGCATTGCAAATAGATTGCTGTTTTGTCGCGATCAACACGGcttcgaatctgccttttgcaaagcttgctcttctctcttttctcctcacaaatcacatcggaaaggcatttattttcaataaaaattaacaaaatattttaaatgtggaaataaagtagcctggtcttaccagactctcgtacatttcatttgtacatagagtctggccactatCCATTGACGTTTACTTCTGTGAAGGTGGGTACTGAagtgttgaagtttaaaactattggatctgcaataaccaatcgctaatgtttggtcgtgacgtatgctATGCGCCCTTTGCCTGTTTCACACATCGAAAAAGACAGAACAACAAGAAGCTACTGAAGACAGCAGCAACAATAGACTTTGTGCCATGTTGGCGAGCACTTGTGTGAAGGGGTAAAGACATACCTGCAACTCTAGTTTACATGAGTACAAAGTATTTTGACTACTGGAGAGAAATAGCGCAGACATGGAGAAGGATGAAACTTTCTAGTGCACGTATGTTGAGCTTCTGTATTTGTGCACGCAAAAGGCCCTATCAGTTTCAGCCCAACGCTGATGAGTTATCATTTTTCACGTCCTGCACCCCATTGTAAATGGATTTGAGACTATTTGTGTGTCCATGAgcatgctggtctgaaaatgaggtgtgctcttttgaggcaactgaaaacgaaTGCATCATTGATCAActgaaacctggtctaaagtcaatagcacagtattatttatttatttatttatttatttaagaattTAGTAATATACGCCTATAGGCAGGTCCACAACAcatgtacactctgcttattacacacacaagcagcacacaaacatttttaaatataaaaaataaaaggattcctctctggagaagcgttctgctcacaaattccgccatgta belongs to Pseudorasbora parva isolate DD20220531a chromosome 22, ASM2467924v1, whole genome shotgun sequence and includes:
- the reep6 gene encoding receptor expression-enhancing protein 6, translated to MFAIFTKIKDRIEAFLNEKNFVTDCLNKIEEKTGIKKRYLALGAAGVTGAYLLFGYGASLLCNLIGFVYPAYFSIKAIESPDKEDDTQWLTYWVIYGFFSVGEFFSDIFLHWFPFYYVCKCLFLLWCMAPVSWNGSQILYRHVVRPYFLKHEATVDGMVNNISGKAMTAAESVTREVLHTLVRNRTIVPAEPEAKRLPSSAPSEPTVD